One genomic window of Grus americana isolate bGruAme1 chromosome 29, bGruAme1.mat, whole genome shotgun sequence includes the following:
- the ARHGEF2 gene encoding rho guanine nucleotide exchange factor 2 isoform X5, with translation MSRIESLTRASSDRTKSKEKEKMKEGKEKDARYTNGHLFTTITVSGMTMCFACNKSITAKEALICPTCNVTIHNRCKDTLPNCTKVKQKQQKAALLKNSSALQSVSLRNKTAIRERPNSAIYPSESFRQTLLGPRRGRPSLSLSKSVSTTNIAGTFNDESPLGIRRILSQSTDSLNMRNRTLSVESLIDEGPDVILNQLMSDFEADGKDFEADSWSLAVDNSYLQQHKMDVMKRQDVIYELIQTEIHHVRTLKIMANMFRKAMLEDLQVDPTTVQKIFPCVDELSQIHERFLTQLLERRRESLAHDSNKNFVINRLGDILVNQFSGGSAEQLKKAYSEFCSKHTKAVKEYKDLLARDKRFQQFIRRMTRSSLLRRHGVPECILLVTQRITKYPVLIERILKNSKDNEGDSADLSRALKLVKELISSINEEVHTCEMNARLWDVYRRVDGRAKVQLPWENRTGVFGKDELLRRKLVHSGCMLWKTATGRFKDVLVLLLTDVLIFLQEKDQKYTFPMLDKPAVISLQNLIVRDIANQEKGMFLISAAPPEMYEVHAASRDDRNNWMKVIQQTVSLCPSRQDFPLIETEIEASLRKLKDRILQCDRKIAALLEEKVGLFADMRALAGGCEEPSPTLAPRTFFHSDSADGSRGEKLMHDAIREVECLQEMFTGAGRDRDQNNLAEAESCPSPGASNGDAGNFNGSLEFCRADSDAGQRDGNGNQVPQRVPQEEINQRLVNLYSLLHRLQAAMSQQDTLLQLQLQESTEKPSRRGSQPAPAEPTARAGEKPGTTELALLQRQHGLLQEELGRCRQLCQERAQEATALETRLRDSEQERARLERELEEVRRQLGALRQEGGGGSGGVRGRRGTDPRRRSLPAGDALYLSFTPPQQLSHGPHPASLSYHHPAFAPCPREELDYRGGDPDRLREGEDALDALLEDEGLGSRHSPPASPRDFLRMQDIPEEVENSQELREGDGGSSDS, from the exons ATGTCCCGCATCGAGTCGCTGACCCGGGCGAGCAGCGATCGCACCAAG agcaaagagaaggagaagatgaaGGAGGGCAAGGAGAAGGACGCCCGCTACACCAACGGCCACCTCTTCACCACCATCACCGTCTCCGGCATGACCATGTGCTTCGCCTGCAATAAGAGCATCACGGCCAAGGAAGCTCTTATCTGCCCCA cctgcaaCGTCACCATCCACAACCGCTGCAAGGACACGCTGCCCAACTGCACCAAGGTGAAGCAGAAG CAACAGAAAGCCGCGCTGCTGAAGAACAGCTCGGCGCTGCAGTCGGTCTCGCTGCGCAATAAAA CCGCCATCCGGGAGCGCCCCAATTCGGCCATCTACCCCTCGGAGAGCTTCCGCCAGACGCTGCTGGGTCCCCGCCGCGGCCgaccctccctctccctctccaagaGCGTCTCCACCACCAACATCGCTGG GACGTTCAACGATGAGTCTCCCCTGGGGATACGGCGGATCCTGTCGCAGTCCACGGACTCCCTCAACATGCGCAACCGCACGCTCTCCGTGGAGTCGCTCATCGACGAAG GCCCCGACGTCATCCTCAACCAGCTGATGAGCGACTTCGAGGCGGACGGGAAGGACTTTGAGGCGGATTCCTGGAGCCTGGCCGTGGACAACAGCtacctgcagcagcacaagatGGACGTCATGAAGCGCCAGGACGTCATCTACG AGCTGATCCAGACGGAGATCCACCACGTCCGCACGCTGAAGATCATGGCCAACATGTTCCGCAAGGCCATGCTGGAGGACCTGCAGGTGGACCCCACCACGGTGCAGAAGATCTTCCCCTGCGTGGACGAGCTGAGCCAGATCCACGAGCGGTTCCTGACGCAGCTCCTGGAGCGTCGCAGGGAGTCCCTGGCCCACGACAGCAACAAGAACTTCGTCATCAACCGGCTGGGGGACATCCTCGTCAACCAG TTTTCGGGCGGCAGCGCGGAGCAGCTGAAGAAAGCCTACTCGGAGTTCTGCAGCAAGCACACCAAAGCCGTCAAGGAGTACAAGGACCTGCTCGCCCGCGACAAGCGCTTCCAGCAGTTCATCCGG AGGATGACGCGGTCCTCGCTGCTCCGACGTCACGGCGTGCCCGAGTGCATCTTGCTGGTGACGCAGAGGATCACCAAGTACCCGGTGCTCATCGAGCGCATCCTGAAGAACTCCAAAG ACAACGAGGGTGACTCCGCGGACCTGTCGCGAGCgctgaagctggtgaaggagcTGATCTCCTCCATCAACGAGGAGGTGCACACGTGCGAGATGAACGCGCGGCTGTGGGACGTCTACAGGCGCGTGGACGGCCGCGCCAAAGTGCAGCTGCCGTGGGAGAACCGCACCGGCGTTTTCGGCAAGGACGAGCTCCTGCGGCGGAAGCTGGTGCACAGCGGCTGCATGCTCTGGAAGACGGCGACTGGGCGCTTCAAAG AcgtcctggtgctgctgctgacggACGTCCTCATCTTCCTGCAAGAGAAGGACCAGAAATACACCTTCCCCATGCTG GACAAGCCGGCCGTCATCTCCCTGCAAAACCTCATCGTGCGGGATATCGCCAACCAGGAGAAGGGGATGTTCCTGATCAGCGCGGCGCCGCCGGAGATGTACGAGGTCCACGCCGCCTCCCGCGACGACCGCAACAACTGGATGAAGGTCATCCAGCAGACGGTCAGCCT CTGCCCCAGCCGCCAGGACTTTCCCCTGATCGAGACGGAGATTGAAGCGTCCTTACGCAAGCTGAAAG aCCGCATCCTGCAATGCGACCGGAAGATCGCGGcgctgctggaggagaaggtggggCTCTTTGCCGACATGCGGGCCCTGGCCGGCGGCTGCGAGGAGCCCTCGCCCACCCTGGCCCCCCGCACCTTCTTCCACTCCGACTCGGCCGACGGTTCCCGAGGGGAGAAGCTGATGCACGACGCCATCCGGGAAG TGGAGTGCCTGCAGGAGATGTTCACCGGCGCCGGACGCGACCGCGACCAGAATAACCTCGCCGAGGCCgagagctgccccagccccggtgcCAGCA ACGGTGACGCCGGCAACTTCAACGGCTCCCTGGAGTTTTGCAGGGCGGATTCGGACGCTGGGCAGCGG GACGGGAACGGCAACCAGGTCCCGCAGAGGGTACCCCAGGAG gagATCAACCAGCGGCTGGTGAACCTCTACAGCCTCCTGCACAGGCTCCAG GCGGCGATGAGCCAGCAGGAcacgctgctgcagctgcagctacaGGAAAGCACGGAGAAACCGTCCCGCCGCGGTTCCCAACCGGCTCCGGCGGAGCCGACGGCACGAGCGGGCGAGAAGCCCGGCACGACGGAGCTGGCGCTGCTGCAACGGCAACAcgggctgctgcaggaggagctggggcgctgccggcagctctgccaggagcGGGCGCAGGAGGCGACGGCCCTGGAGACGCGGCTGCGGGACAGCGAGCAGGAACGCGCCCGGCTGGAGCGCGAGCTGGAGGAGGTCCGGCGGCAGTTGGGCGCTCTGCGGcaggagggcggcggcggcagcggcggcgtGCGGGGACGTCGCGGGACCGATCCGCGGCGGAGGAGTCTGCCGGCCGGAGATGCGCTCTATCTCAGCTTCACCCCGCCGCAG cagctgagccACGGCCCCCACCCCGCCAGCCTCTCCTACCACCACCCTGCCTTCGCCCCCTGCCCCCGGGAGGAGCTGGATTACCGGGGGGGCGATCCCGACCGGCTGCGGGAGGGCGAGGACGCCCTGGACGCGCTCCTGGAGGACGAGGGCTTGGGGAGCCGCCactccccccccgccagcccccgaG ATTTCCTGAGGATGCAGGATATTCCCGAGGAGGTGGAGAACAGCCAGGAGCTGAGGGAGGGCGACGGGGGCTCCTCGGACAGTTAG